The DNA region TAAGGGTTCATAACCCATTTAATCCCCGCCGTATCGATACCGGTCTGGTCGGGAGAGATTTTAATTTTAGTTTCAGTGTCTGGCACCTGTTTGATGCACACAAAAATCTTCATGTTTTACCCCGTTTTTAGGTGACCAGTTCTATCGCAGATGATTTCAGAGGCAAAACTAAATCCTCAAAGTCTAACATGTTGCGAAACATGACAGGGGTCATGGACAAATCAAACCCCCGAGGAGTAAGTTAATTAAAAACTTAATGAGAATCTAAAGCTAAATTACAAGGGGTTTCATACCATGTTTTCATTTCTCGGAACGACTGTCGGGAAGAAATACTTAATGGGTATTACTGGACTTGTGTGGGCGGGCTTCGTGCTGGCTCATATGGCCGGAAATATGCTTATTTTCGTAAGTCACGATGCTTACAATGCCTACGGACATGCGCTAACTAGCGGAAAATTGATCTACGTTGCGGAATTGGTGTTGGTGCTGGCGCTGATCACTCACGTGACGATGGCGATTTCACTGACTAAAAACAATCGCGAAGCAAAAGGCCAACGCTATGCTGTTGCTGCCAAAGGCACGAAGAAAGTTTCCCTGGCATCCAGAACAATGGCCATTCAGGGTTCGTTGATTCTGGTTTTTGTGATTCTTCATTTGATCACTTTCAAATACGGCCACTACTACGAAACTAACGTTAACGGGACGCCAATGCGCGATCTGGCCAAGCTGATGGAAGAAGTATTCCAGCAACCTGGTTACGTGGTTTGGTATGTGGTTGCGTTGGTTCTTTTGGGTTTCCATTTGAAACACGGTGTGGGCTCCACATTCCAGTCTCTGGGATTGATGGAAGGCACTTACCGCAGTCTTTGGGCAAAGCTAAGCATCGGCTACGGTATTATCGTGGCTCTGGGCTTTATCTCTCAACCTCTTTACCTTTTCCTAATGCGCTAAGGAGCACACAATCATGGCTAATATCTTAGACAGCAAAATTCCAAGTGGTCCAATTGAAGGCAAATGGGAAAAAGCAAAGTTTGAAAACAAACTTGTAAATCCAGCCAATAAAAGAAAGCACTCCGTTATCGTTGTGGGTACCGGTCTTGCCGGCGCATCCGCCGCTGCTTCTTTGGGTGAACTTGGTTATAAAGTAAAAGCATTCTGTGTGCATGAGTCCCCTCGCCGCGCCCATTCCGTTGCCGCTCAAGGCGGTATCAATGCTGCAAAAAACTATCAAAATGATGGTGACTCCACTTACCGTCTTTTCTACGACACAGTTAAGGGCGGTGACTTCCGTGCCCGCGAAGCCAACGTTTACCGTCTGGCTGAGGTGTCTGCGAGCATCATCGATCAAATGGTTTCTCAGGGTGTTCCTTTTGCCCGTGAATACGGCGGTACGCTTGCCAACCGTTCTTTCGGTGGTGCGCAGGTTTCCCGTACGTTCTATGCCCGTGGTCAAACCGGCCAGCAGCTTTTGTTGGGTGCATACTCGCAAATGATGAGACAGGTTGATGCTGGCACAGTGGAGCTTCGTTATCGTCGTGAGATGTTGGACGTGGTTATCGTTGATGGCAAAGCTCGCGGTATCATCGTTCGCAATCTTTTGACAGGTGAAATTGAATCTCACGAAGCGGATGCGGTCGTTATCGCTTCCGGTGGTTATTCCAACGTATTCTTCCTTTCCACAAATGCGATGAACTGTGCAGTGACGGCGGCATGGAAAGCCCACAAACGTGGGGCTTACTTTGCGAATCCTTGCTACACACAAATCCATCCAACCTGCATCCCAGTTCACGGAGAGAATCAGTCTAAATTGACTTTGATGTCTGAGTCTTTGCGTAATGACGGTCGCGTTTGGGTTCCTAAAGCGGTTGGTGATAAACGTCATCCAAATGACATCCCTGAAAACGAACGTGACTATTACTTGGAGCGCGTTTACCCGTCTTTCGGTAACTTGGCTCCTCGTGACGTGGCTTCTCGTCAGGCAAAATATGCATGCGATGAAGGCCGTGGTGTGAATGAATCCGGCAAAGCTGTTTACTTGGATTTCGCTGACGCTATCAAGCGTCTGGGTGAAGATAAAATTTCAGAACGTTACGGCAATTTGTTTGAAATGTACGACAAAATTACCGGCGAAAATCCTTATAAACGCCCAATGAAAATCTATCCGGCACCTCACTACACAATGGGTGGCTTGTGGGTTGACTACAATCTTCAATCAACAATTCCAGGCTTGTTCGTGGCTGGGGAAGCAAACTTCTCTGACCATGGTGCGAACCGTTTGGGTGCATCTGCATTGATGCAAGGTTTGGCTGACGGATACTTTGTTCTTCCGTACACAATCGGCAACTATCTGGGTGGAACAAAACTTGATAAGGTTACGACTTCTGATGACGCCTTTAAAGCAGCAGCTGATGGTGTAAGAAAAGAAATCAGCACTCTAATTGGCATTAAGGGCAATCGCACCGTCGACAGCTTCCATAAAGAGCTTGGTAACATCATGTGGGAAAACTGCGGCATGGGTCGTAACGAAGCTGGTCTTAAAAAGGCCATTCAGGAGATCCCAAAACTTCGCGAGGAATTCTGGCAAAACGTGCGTATTCCAGGAGATCCAAACTATCTTAACGTTGAGCTTGAAAAGGCCGGCCGCGTGGCTGACTTCTTGGAGCTTGGTGAGTTGATGTGCCGTGATGCTTTGGAGCGCCAAGAGTCTTGTGGTGGTCATTTCCGTGAAGAGTATCAAGACAAGGGTGAAGCGAAACGTGATGATGAAAAATTCTGTCACGTGGCCGCGTGGGAATACACTGGTGAAAACAAAGCATCAGTTCGCCACAAAGAAGAGCTTGTTTTTGATAACGTTCACCTAGCAACTCGTAGCTATAAATAAGAGGCTGAAAATGAGTGGTAAAAATATCAATCTGACTTTGAAAGTTTGGAGACAAAAAGGACCTAAAGATTCAGGTTCTTTTGTTGAGTATCCTGCGAAAAATGTGTCTGAACATGCTTCTTTCCTTGAGATGCTGGATGCTGTGAATGAAGAAATCGTAGCGAAAGGCGAAGAGCCTATCGCGTTTGACCATGACTGCCGTGAGGGTATTTGTGGTACTTGTGGTTTTGTTATCGATGGCGAAGCTCATGGTAAGTTGAAGGCAACAACAGTTTGCCAACTGCACATGCGTAACTACGAAGACGGCGATACATTGACGATTGAGCCGTTCAGAGCAAACTCCTTCCCGGTGATCAAGGACTTGATGGTCGACCGTTCTGCGTTTGACCGTATCATTTCTTCCGGTGGTTATATTTCTCAAAACACGGGAAATCCCCAGGATGCGAATGCAATCCTGATTCCGAAAGCAGACTCTGACGAAGCAATGAGCTCAGCGACTTGTATCGGTTGCGGTGCTTGCGTGGCAGCTTGTAAGAATGCTTCCGCAGCATTGTTTACTTCAGCTAAAATTTCTCACATGGCTTTGCTTCCGCAAGGTGCTGTTGAGAAAGATGAGCGCGCTCTTCGCATGGTTGCAGCCATGGACTCTGAGGGTTTCGGTGCTTGTACAACTACAGGTGCTTGCGAAGCTGCATGCCCGAAAGAAATTCAGCTGACCAATATCTCCCGCATGAATCGTCAATACTTGGGTGCTGTTTTAACTCAAAGACCTAAGCATAAAGACGGCGGCGCAGGATAGGCTGACATTCGCATCAGTTTAAATTTTTGTTCGTGATTCCAAGGGGTTCGGTTTTCCGAGCCCCTTTTTTTGTATTTATTTTTAACCTTTAAATTCTGCATCATCGGTCGATCTCAATGAGAGACGCATCCTAGACCTTCATCTATGAATTTCCCCTAAAGCTCGAACATCAAACTTCCGAAATCTAGACCAAGGAATGGGCTTATGAAGAAGATTGATCAACTTATGGCAGAATTGGGTTTTAACAAAAACGCACCAGATAGCGTGAAAGAAGCCTTTATAAAGCATTTAATAAAGGTCTCTGAAGGCGTGAACGTTGTTACTCCGTCTGAAAAGCGCGAAATTGCCCAACATCCCGAGAAAATTGTGCAGTTTAAGATGCCAGAGCAGATGAGTTTTGGTTTTGCCGACGAGAAAACAACTCGTCCTACAAGACCAAAGACTGGTTAAATAACCTATAAACACAGGACTTAGGTCTAGGTTTTTGACCTCAAATAAAAACAAATAAAATCCTAACTTTGCGATTGGTACCATTTTGGAACTGGGGAACCACTAGGCAATTATTGCCGAGACCTTCCTCGGGCTGAAATCACCCATCGAAGGAGGGATTATGAGAGGGCTTATCGGAAGAGCCATGCTCGGTTTGTTCGTTTCTGTAAGCGCGTTCGCTGCTAAACCTGAAGCTGTGCCTGGTGAATACATTGTTCAACTTAAAAATCAGTATGCTATTCAGTCTACACAAATTCTAAGTCAGCAATTGGGCGCTTATGTTAAGAGCACAATTCCTCAAATGAATATCGTGGTAATTAAAAAGCCGGTATTTGAACTTACTGACAGTGTTGTTAAAACACTTTCTCAAAACCCAATGGTTGATATCGTTGAACCAAACTTTATCTACCGTATTAACAAAACACCAAACGATCCAATGTTGGGCCGCCTTTGGGGTATGAATAACTCCAACAACGCAGGTGTGGACGTTGGAGCTCTTCAAGCTTGGGATATTACAACAGGTTCAAAAGATGTTCTTGTTGCAGTAATCGATACTGGTATTGATTACAATCATCCAGATCTTAAAGAAAACATGTGGTCGAACCAAGCTGAGCTAAATGGTCAGCCGGGTGTGGACGATGACGGTAACGGCATCGTGGACGATATCTACGGCGCAAACTTCGTGAATGCGGCGAAACCAACGGGTAACCCACTTGATGACCACAGCCACGGTACACATTGCTCCGGTACAATCGGTGCAAAAGGTGACGACGGTGTTGGTATCGTAGGTGTTGCGTGGAATGTTCGTTTGATGGGTGTAAAATTCCTTTCTGCAGATGGTTCCGGTTCCCTAGAGGGCGCACTTAAAGGTATCGACTATGCTGTGAGCATGGGTGCGACGATCCTTTCGAACTCTTGGGGTGGCGGTGGCTACTCTGAAACTTTGAAACAGGCGATCCAAAGAGCGAACGACAAAGGTGTTCTGTTTGTTGCAGCGGCTGGTAACGAATCCAACGACAACGATGCGAACCCGACTTACCCTGCCACTTACGATGTTCCTAACGTTCTTTCTGTAGCGGCAATTGATGAAAAAGGCTCTTTGGCTTCTTTCTCCAACTACGGAAAAAACAAAGTTCACGTGGCTGCTCCTGGTGTGAACATTTACTCATCCACTAAAAATGGTGGTTACAGCTCTTACTCTGGTACATCAATGGCGACTCCGCATGTTTCCGGTATTGCGGCTTTGATCGCTTCCAATGAGCCAGGTTTGAACGGCATCCAAATTAAAGAGCGCATTATGGCGACTGCGAAGCCTTACCCAACTCTACGTGGTAAAGTTCGCACAAAAGGTATTGCAAATGCTTACACAGCTTTGACAAACACTGAGCCGGTTCCAGATCCAAATGACCCGGTTAACTGGCAAACTGTGACTGCAAGTGTTTCTTCTGCTCACCCGTACGCAAGCAAATCCAACGAGACATTCGAAGTGAATGTTCCGGGCGCGAAGCAAATTGCAGTCTACTTTGAAAAATTCGACACTGAACGTGATTACGATAAAGTTATGATCTACGATTCCACAGGGAAATTGGTTCAAACTTTGTCTGGTAAAGCAGATGACACTCTTAGCACCGTGATCGAAGGAAGCTCTGCTAAAATCGTTTTCACTTCTGATGACTCTGTAAACCGTTATGGTTTCGACATCACTAAAATTGCTTTCCGTTAGTCCTGACTAACAGGCAAATAGCAAAAGCCATCTCGTAAAGCGGGATGGCTTTTTGTTTTTAATCAGTATCAAACCTCCACTGCTGCCATATGGAAAAAGCCCGTCAATACTAGAAGGAATTGATGGAGGTTGCATGGAACCCGAATTGCAGCGAAATAGACCCACTCCGCAACGTAAGCCGGTTTACCGTCCCGAAAATAAAAAGAATGAACCGATTCGTAAGCATGTCGACGAGAGTGCTTTTGAGCAGAAGTCTTTTGCGCAGGAATCCAGCGTTATTGTCGGCACCTGTCTGATCGTTTCCGGGTTCATCGGATTCGTTATGACCAATTTCCTGGGAATGCATCTTACTCCTGCACACAACATGATTCTTCTGGTGTCTGGTGCAGCCTTGGTAGCTATGGGCTTTAAGAAAGAACCAGTCGCCAGAAAGTGCGCGATGATTGTTGGTGCATTCTTTGCCGTTATTGGAGTTCTGGGGTATGTCGTTGGAGCGCCAGGTATTGCGACAACTGGAAACATGCAACGGGATGATTTTCTGTGGATTGTGTCTCCGGAAGTTCTGGAGATGGGCTCTAGGGATCACAACATACATCTGCTGACGGCGGCGATTTTACTTGCCTGCTCCATCATGAGATTTAAACGCCGAAAACTTCAGGGCCTTTAGTCTTCAGAGATGCCTTCATTTAGAAACTTTTCAATTTTCAGGTTTGTATAGTCAGGGAAATCAAGCTGTGTGCAGTGAGAACCGTATGGCACGAGCACAAACTCGGAGTGCTTGATTTTCTCTTTCAGGTGATACTGAAATCGGATGGGTGTAACTGCGTCTTTTTCGCCCGAGATCACCAACACCGGTACATTGATGGTTTCAAGAATTGATTCACCATCGAACTTCATGAGCTCTTCAAATAATGCAATGAAGACTCTCAAATTCATGCGCGCGACTCCGCGACAATAAACTTCGATGTCCTTGAAATGAGTCACTCGCAAATTAAAGCCGCCGGCCAATGCAGTTGCATACATTGCCAGTGGATTATCAACCGCGACTTTCCACAGAGTATTCCACAGGTCCGGCGCGCTGTCGTACTGCCCTTTTACGAAATAAAAAAACGGCTCGACGACATCAAGACCAAACATTCCTTTG from Bdellovibrio sp. GT3 includes:
- a CDS encoding succinate dehydrogenase/fumarate reductase iron-sulfur subunit; the protein is MSGKNINLTLKVWRQKGPKDSGSFVEYPAKNVSEHASFLEMLDAVNEEIVAKGEEPIAFDHDCREGICGTCGFVIDGEAHGKLKATTVCQLHMRNYEDGDTLTIEPFRANSFPVIKDLMVDRSAFDRIISSGGYISQNTGNPQDANAILIPKADSDEAMSSATCIGCGACVAACKNASAALFTSAKISHMALLPQGAVEKDERALRMVAAMDSEGFGACTTTGACEAACPKEIQLTNISRMNRQYLGAVLTQRPKHKDGGAG
- a CDS encoding S8 family serine peptidase; its protein translation is MRGLIGRAMLGLFVSVSAFAAKPEAVPGEYIVQLKNQYAIQSTQILSQQLGAYVKSTIPQMNIVVIKKPVFELTDSVVKTLSQNPMVDIVEPNFIYRINKTPNDPMLGRLWGMNNSNNAGVDVGALQAWDITTGSKDVLVAVIDTGIDYNHPDLKENMWSNQAELNGQPGVDDDGNGIVDDIYGANFVNAAKPTGNPLDDHSHGTHCSGTIGAKGDDGVGIVGVAWNVRLMGVKFLSADGSGSLEGALKGIDYAVSMGATILSNSWGGGGYSETLKQAIQRANDKGVLFVAAAGNESNDNDANPTYPATYDVPNVLSVAAIDEKGSLASFSNYGKNKVHVAAPGVNIYSSTKNGGYSSYSGTSMATPHVSGIAALIASNEPGLNGIQIKERIMATAKPYPTLRGKVRTKGIANAYTALTNTEPVPDPNDPVNWQTVTASVSSAHPYASKSNETFEVNVPGAKQIAVYFEKFDTERDYDKVMIYDSTGKLVQTLSGKADDTLSTVIEGSSAKIVFTSDDSVNRYGFDITKIAFR
- a CDS encoding alpha/beta fold hydrolase, which gives rise to METTSKSIGTFESYDGTSIYYETHGQGDPLVLIYGIACPINHWHYQIEYFSRNYQVIAFDLRGHHKSTPIADMSQLTLEAVCKDIAGLLEHLGLKSAHFAGHSFGAPVLLNLYSMHPELIRSMVFINGFARNPIKGMFGLDVVEPFFYFVKGQYDSAPDLWNTLWKVAVDNPLAMYATALAGGFNLRVTHFKDIEVYCRGVARMNLRVFIALFEELMKFDGESILETINVPVLVISGEKDAVTPIRFQYHLKEKIKHSEFVLVPYGSHCTQLDFPDYTNLKIEKFLNEGISED
- a CDS encoding fumarate reductase/succinate dehydrogenase flavoprotein subunit, producing MANILDSKIPSGPIEGKWEKAKFENKLVNPANKRKHSVIVVGTGLAGASAAASLGELGYKVKAFCVHESPRRAHSVAAQGGINAAKNYQNDGDSTYRLFYDTVKGGDFRAREANVYRLAEVSASIIDQMVSQGVPFAREYGGTLANRSFGGAQVSRTFYARGQTGQQLLLGAYSQMMRQVDAGTVELRYRREMLDVVIVDGKARGIIVRNLLTGEIESHEADAVVIASGGYSNVFFLSTNAMNCAVTAAWKAHKRGAYFANPCYTQIHPTCIPVHGENQSKLTLMSESLRNDGRVWVPKAVGDKRHPNDIPENERDYYLERVYPSFGNLAPRDVASRQAKYACDEGRGVNESGKAVYLDFADAIKRLGEDKISERYGNLFEMYDKITGENPYKRPMKIYPAPHYTMGGLWVDYNLQSTIPGLFVAGEANFSDHGANRLGASALMQGLADGYFVLPYTIGNYLGGTKLDKVTTSDDAFKAAADGVRKEISTLIGIKGNRTVDSFHKELGNIMWENCGMGRNEAGLKKAIQEIPKLREEFWQNVRIPGDPNYLNVELEKAGRVADFLELGELMCRDALERQESCGGHFREEYQDKGEAKRDDEKFCHVAAWEYTGENKASVRHKEELVFDNVHLATRSYK
- a CDS encoding succinate dehydrogenase cytochrome b subunit gives rise to the protein MFSFLGTTVGKKYLMGITGLVWAGFVLAHMAGNMLIFVSHDAYNAYGHALTSGKLIYVAELVLVLALITHVTMAISLTKNNREAKGQRYAVAAKGTKKVSLASRTMAIQGSLILVFVILHLITFKYGHYYETNVNGTPMRDLAKLMEEVFQQPGYVVWYVVALVLLGFHLKHGVGSTFQSLGLMEGTYRSLWAKLSIGYGIIVALGFISQPLYLFLMR